GCCTCCTGAAAAGTAGAAGGGCCGAGTGCTTGCACTCGGCCCTTCTACTTGTTGCTTGGGCGAACTTACTTGAGTTCGACCTTTGCGCCAGCTTCTTCGAGGGTCTTCTTGATCTTGTCGGCCTCGTCCTTGCCTGCGCCCTGCTTGATCGGCTGGGGAGCGCCATCGACCAGGTCCTTGGCTTCCTTGAGGCCGAGGCCCGTGAGCTCTCGGACGACCTTGATGACGTTCAGCTTCTGTGCGCCAGCTTCGGCGAGAATGACATCGAATTCCGTCTTCTCTTCGGCTGCCGGTGCAGCTTCGCCGCCACCCATCATCATCGGCATGCCCATCATGGGAGCCGCGGCGGTAACGCCGAACTTGTCTTCAAGAGCCTTCTTCAGCTCGCTGAGCTCGAGAGCGGTCATGCCGCTGATCTGCTCGACCATCTTTTCAACAGTGTTTGCCATTTCGTGTTTCTCCTAGTAAAAGGTGTGTTCGTACGGTCTGGGGCGTGGGTTCTTACGCCGTGTTACTTCGATTCGTCTGCTGCCTTGTCGGCCACCGCACCGATCGTTCGGATCGGGTCGGCATAGAGCGCCTCAATGACGCCCACCAAACTGGTGAGCGGGGCCGCGATGGCTCCAATCACCTGAGCGATGAGTACTTCGCGTGGTGGCAACTTGCCCAGCGCCTCGACTTCCTTGGAAGTCAGCGCCTTTCCGCCGAAGTAGCCACCCTTGATTTGCAGCTTCTTGCTGCTGGTGGCGAAGTCCGAGACGACCTTGGCGCACTCGCTCTCGTTCTCATAGATGAACGCGATCGCGGTGGGGCCATTGTGCAGCTCGTAAGGCAACTGGTCGACGACGTCATTTCCGGCGGCGCGTCGGAAGAGGGTGTTCTTGATGACATGAACCTCGCCTCCCTTGGCCTTCAGGTTGCTTCGAAGCTTTTGCAGCTCCTTGACTGTACAGCCACGGTAGTCGGTGAAAATAACACCGGCTGAGCGCTTGTACCAGTCTGAGGCTGCGTCGATCGAGCCCGATTTTCCGCCGGGGTACGGCTTGGATCGAACTTGAGACTTTTCTGCAGTTGGCATCTTCGGTTGGGTCCTCCTTGTTAGATTACAAAGCCTCCCGGTCTGGTAGACGGGGAGGCTCTTGAGAGGACACCAGAGCGCGAAGCGCTCCGATGCACAACAGTAAACCGTTCCGAACTACCCCTCGGTCGGCCCGCGATCTCGCGTGTTCTAGCGCCGAAGCGCATACCGACTGTCTTAAGAGAGTTTGCTTAAGGAGAATAGTACCCAACACAGAAAGACCGCCGCAAGCGAGTGCCTGCGGCGGTCGGGGTCAGGTCGGTTTAGCGTGCGCCGTCGGCGCTGCGACCTTCCTCGCGGTTGCGGGGTTCCACACGTTCCTGTGTCCCCTTGCCCTTGTTCACGCTGTCGATATCCGTATCGGTCTTTTCACCGCAGCCAGCCAGAACGGAGGCGGCGGCAAAGAGGAAGAGTGGCCATAGCTTCTTGATCATCCGTGTGTGTCCTTATTGGTGCGGGTAGTAGTACTTGTAGTAGTTCAGCGTGCCTGCGGTTTCGATGGTGTACAGTCGCTGTGCTGGCATCGCTTTCGTGCTGGTGTCGGTGTTGCCGACCACGATGGTGCCGAGCGCTACGCCGTCATTGAAGAAGCCAGGGATTCGCGTGAATCCATAGCGCGGTCGCGGGTAGGCGATGAAGCCATAGCATCCGCCGTTGTCCCAGAAGTTCGACTCCTGAAGCAGGATCTGCTCGGAAGGTCGCGCGACTGCCGAAGTGCTCAAGCTTGCACCGGGATAACCCTTCGACTGAGAGGCATAGCAGTTGTCGACCGACGTGTTCGAAGCGGCCGAACCAGCGACACCATCGTAAGCGGCAGTGCGTCCGTCGTACTCGTTTTGGTATCGACAATTCGTGCTGTCTGAAGTACAGCCTGCACCACCGTCAAAGCCGATCCAATAGCCGCGGCCGATCATGCCGAAGCTGACCACCGGGCCTCCCTGGGCGCGCTGAGCCGTCGGGTTTGGTCGCGAGCCGGGAATCAGCCCCGAATCCGCGATCTTGTTCGAAGGCGACTTGTCGTTTGAGGACAGGCTGACCTTGCCCATCGGGTGAACCATGAGGTCGAGGTTCTTGATGTACGGCTGAGCCATCTTGTTCCAGCTGACGTCGTACCAGTATTGCCCGGTACCGTCTTCTTGCTTGGTCGCAAGCGGGAACAAGTCATCAGCGTCGTTGGTGTACAGGACAACGCCCGTTCCCAGCTGCTTCATGTTGCTAATCGTCGCAGTCTTTTTGGCTGCGGCTTTTGCTTGTGCAAAAACGGGGAAGAGGATCGCCGCCAAGATAGCGATGATTGCAATGACTACGAGGAGTTCGATAAGCGTAAAACCACGTGATTTGAATCGGTTCATATGAGGCCTCCAAGGGAAAGTAAACGTATCGGTCCCAAAGGAACTACAAAGTGGACGTATCAATAGGTTCCTTCGTTGCACCTTTTCGCTGAGTTCATTTGAACTTGTCCGTACTGTGCAACTCTAAGTTCTCACTTCAGTCATCTGGGCTTTGGCGGGGGCATCTTGGGACCCTCACGCGGGGGAGAAGATGCGCGCGGCATGCCCGCCTCCCCGTCGATCGCCCATTGTGTAGCCGTAAGGGAGATTTTTCGCTCCTTCACCGCGCCGCTGAGATCGAACAGCGCGAGTGCCTCTTTGGCGGTCTTGCCCGAGACGATGTACACATCTTCTTGAGTGTTCCCATCGCGGCCGAACAGCATCATGCGACCGGAGTTGAGAAGCCGCGTCAGGCCATCGCGATGGTCCTGCCTGACGGTCGCCTCGGAATTGCCGAGCCAGGCCCCGCGCACAAGGTAGACGTTTAGGCCCTGCCGCTTCGCTTGGGCGCAGAAGGGCAGAGGACCCGCGGCTACGTCCTCGATCGGAGCGACCGGTTGCAGCAGTCCCACCGCCGCAACGGTCGTCAAGCAACCCAATGCGAAGGCAAGTTGAGTTCTGGAAACCATAGTCTCATCCTACACCGGAAAACGATGCATCACCTGAAAATTACGGGAGCGGCAGGCCGAAAGCGGTAAGCCATTCGCGCAACTTGTTGATTCGCTCTTGGGGTTCGGTGGGCAGCGAGAACGGTCGGCCGCGTGCATCGAGGATGATGCCCACTGTGCCGCCTTCGAGTGTGGCAGTAACGGGCTTGCCCTTCCCAGCGCCAACGTCAAAATTCTTGGACGGCTCGATCGTGAACTCCTGAGTTTCGCCGCGACCGAGCGGAATGACCTTCATCTGGCCGTACGTGAGCGTCTCGTTCACGTTCGCACCGCGTATTGTCATCACGACGTCGTTCGCCTTTGCTGTGCCGACAGGCGAGACGCTGTGCCCGCACTTAACGATACAGTCGAACTCAAACACCTGCCGAGCAGCCTCGTAGAAATGCTCGCTGAGGACACCGAGGTGGGGCATCATGAAGATCGAATCGACCGTCATCATGGTGATCCCCTCCGGCTGGTAGGCGTCCATCATCATCAGCGCCGACTGGGCGCGCTTGGGTGCGTGGCTTAGCACGCCTCCCGAGCCGATGACCATGTCCAGTTGCATCATGTTGATAAGCGTTTGCGCACCGCCGGATTGGGTGAACAACTCGCCCATATCGCGGTCGCGCTGGCTTCCTTCGAGCGTGCGAGCGAGTGACTTGTGGTGGTTGAACGCAAGCCGCAGTGCTTCTCGCGCAACTGCCTGCTCGATCAGCAAGTCTTCGTATGAGTGCGGAATCGTGGTCGGTCGGATCATTTTGTTCCGCAGGCGATTTCGCACTTCGTCCGCCGAGAGTGGCAACGGTACCCACCGGATGATGTTCTCGATACCAGTCTCCTTGAGCACGTTACAGATCGAGTAGCTCATGCCCAGGTTCGCGCTGACCGTTCGGTTGTAAATGCGCTGCTGGTTGGGGTCCAAGAACACAGAGAAAACGTCGGTGGTCGCCCCGCCGATGTCCACGCCGAGGATATTCAGTTCTTCCTGCTCGGCGTAACTCTTCATGAGCTTGCCAACCGCGTTGGGGGTCGCCATGACCTCCTCGCTTGTCCAGGACAGCAGCTTGTC
The Chthonomonas sp. DNA segment above includes these coding regions:
- a CDS encoding prepilin-type N-terminal cleavage/methylation domain-containing protein; the encoded protein is MNRFKSRGFTLIELLVVIAIIAILAAILFPVFAQAKAAAKKTATISNMKQLGTGVVLYTNDADDLFPLATKQEDGTGQYWYDVSWNKMAQPYIKNLDLMVHPMGKVSLSSNDKSPSNKIADSGLIPGSRPNPTAQRAQGGPVVSFGMIGRGYWIGFDGGAGCTSDSTNCRYQNEYDGRTAAYDGVAGSAASNTSVDNCYASQSKGYPGASLSTSAVARPSEQILLQESNFWDNGGCYGFIAYPRPRYGFTRIPGFFNDGVALGTIVVGNTDTSTKAMPAQRLYTIETAGTLNYYKYYYPHQ
- the rplJ gene encoding 50S ribosomal protein L10 encodes the protein MPTAEKSQVRSKPYPGGKSGSIDAASDWYKRSAGVIFTDYRGCTVKELQKLRSNLKAKGGEVHVIKNTLFRRAAGNDVVDQLPYELHNGPTAIAFIYENESECAKVVSDFATSSKKLQIKGGYFGGKALTSKEVEALGKLPPREVLIAQVIGAIAAPLTSLVGVIEALYADPIRTIGAVADKAADESK
- a CDS encoding glutamate mutase L encodes the protein MSNDIRRIVATDCGSTTTKAILIERNDKGEYRLVARGEAPTTVEKPFEDVTVGVLNAMTELEELTETSMPEGFEVKRRTLIKDDQVWRILKEGTVQMERGNPFEASDMYVSTSSAGGGLQMMVAGVVKSMSAESAERAALGAGAILMDTLAVDDGRKDYQKVERLRQLRPDIILMSGGTDGGTKTHLVDMAEIIRRADPKPRFGDMKLPVIFAGNVEARSEVSEVLGKAIELKTVQNLRPTLDKENLDPARDEIHELFLEHVMQQAPGYDKLLSWTSEEVMATPNAVGKLMKSYAEQEELNILGVDIGGATTDVFSVFLDPNQQRIYNRTVSANLGMSYSICNVLKETGIENIIRWVPLPLSADEVRNRLRNKMIRPTTIPHSYEDLLIEQAVAREALRLAFNHHKSLARTLEGSQRDRDMGELFTQSGGAQTLINMMQLDMVIGSGGVLSHAPKRAQSALMMMDAYQPEGITMMTVDSIFMMPHLGVLSEHFYEAARQVFEFDCIVKCGHSVSPVGTAKANDVVMTIRGANVNETLTYGQMKVIPLGRGETQEFTIEPSKNFDVGAGKGKPVTATLEGGTVGIILDARGRPFSLPTEPQERINKLREWLTAFGLPLP
- the rplL gene encoding 50S ribosomal protein L7/L12; amino-acid sequence: MANTVEKMVEQISGMTALELSELKKALEDKFGVTAAAPMMGMPMMMGGGEAAPAAEEKTEFDVILAEAGAQKLNVIKVVRELTGLGLKEAKDLVDGAPQPIKQGAGKDEADKIKKTLEEAGAKVELK